The genomic interval AAAACTCGGCAACACGCCTTCGGTCTGCCGCAAGTGCTATGTGCACCCGGGCGTGCTCGATGCTTACCTCGACGGCGCCGTGCTCGAGGCCCTGCGCGAACGCACCGAGGAAGAGCTGAGCGAAGACCTGCACGCGCTGCAGCCGGAAGAAGCGGCCGTGCTGGCCATGCTGCAGCAGCGCCTGGCCCACGATGCCGAGCGCGCCGCGGCCAGCAAGGGCAAGGGCCAGCGCAAGGCCGCTTGAGCCACCCCTGCAACAGGAGAACACATGAACGACACCGCCGCAGCTTCCCTTCCCTTGCGCGAAAACGCCTGCACGATCGAGCGCGTGGCCCGATTTGAGCACCAAGTGACCGGCGTTACCGTCAGCGAAGACGGCCGCATCTTCGTCAACTTCCCGCGCTGGACCGAGGACGCGCCGGTGTCGGTGGCCGAGCTGCTGGCCGGCGGCGAAGTCAAACCCTATCCTGACGAGGAATGGAACGCCTGGCGCAATGCGCGCAAGGACGAACTCTCGCCCGGAGAGCATTGGGTATGCGTGCAGAGCGTGGTCGCCGACGGCCGCGGCAGCCTGTGGGTGCTCGACCCGGCGGCGCCGGCGCAGAGCCACGTGGTATCCGGCGGCCCGAAGCTGGTGCAGGTCGACCTGACCAGCGACAAGCCGGTGCGCACGATCGCGTTCGACGAAGACACGGCGCCGCAAGGCTCCTACCTGAACGACGTGCGCTTTTCCCGGATGATGGGGCCTGGGCCTACATCACCGATTCTGGCGTGAAAGGCGCGCTCGTCGTCGTGGAACTGGCAAGCGGGCGCGCCGTGCGGGTCCTCGACGGCGACCCGTCGACGCAGATGAAGAAGGGACTGGACGTCAAGGCCGACGGCGCCGTGCTGCGCCGGCCGGACGGGCGCGGCGTGGAGTTTTCCGCCGATGGCATCGAACTGTCCGGCGACGGCGCCTGGCTGTACTGGCAGGCGATCAAGGGCGACATCCTGTACCGCATCGCGACAAGCGTGCTGCAGGGCGCCGGGATGCGCGGCGAGGATGTCGGCGCCAGCGTCGAGGACTATGGCCACAACGGCGTCAACGACGGCCTGTTGATCGCGCGCGGAACCGAGCGCATGCTGCTGACGGCGGTCGAACACGACGCCATCCGGATGCGCGACCTGGCCCGGGGTCCGCAGGCCCCCCTGGTCACGCTGGTGCAGGACGCGCGCCTGCGCTGGCCCGACACCTTCAGCCAGGGACCGGACGGCAGCGTGTATGTGACCACCTCGCATATCCAGGATTCGGCCTTCTTCAAGCCGGACGCGCCGGGCGCCCTGCCGACCGAACTGTGGAAGCTGCGTCCGGCGGAGTAAACCCGGGGAGCCGGCGCCTTTTTGCCGGGCAGGCATGCATATCCAATGATGCTTGCCTTTCCGTCAAGGTCTCGTTATCGTGCAGCTTCCTCCCTGCTGGAGCCGCCCATGCGTCGACCTTTCCCGCTGTCCTCTTCAGCTTGCGCGCTGGGGGCGCCATGAGCCCCGCCATCGAACTGTCCGGCGTCGACAAGCGGCTGGGCGCGCGCGATGTGCTGGGTGGGGTCTCGCTGCAGGTACCGGGCGGCAGCGTCTTCGCCTTCCTCGGCAATAACGGCGCCGGCAAATCGACGACGATCCGCATCCTCACCGGCCTGCTCGATGCCGACCGCGGCGAGGTGCGTGTCCTCGGCCGCGCACTCCCGGACGCGCGCATGGAGGTGCTGCGCGAGGTCGGCTGCCTGGTCGATTCCCCCGCGCTCTACCCCAACCTGAGCGCCACGGAGCTGCTCGAGATCGGCCGTCGCATCAAGGGTTTGCCGCGCTCGGAAAGCGCACGCGTGCTCGAGCTGGTGGAACTGACGCCGCATGCCCGCGAGCGCATCGCCGGTTTCTCGCTGGGCATGCGCCAGCGCCTCGCCCTGGCGCATGCGATGCTGGGCGGGCCCCGCCTCCTGATCCTGGACGAGCCGGGCAACGGGCTCGACCCGCAAGGCATGCGCGACATCCGTGCCCTGCTGGCCGCCCTGCCGGCGCGTACCGGCTGCACCGTGTTCCTGTCCAGCCACCAGCTCGACGAAGTGGAAAAGATCGCCACCCACGTCGCGGTGCTGCATGGGGGCCGGGTCCTGTGCCGGGAAGCGGTGCCGCGCCTGCTGGCCAGCCAGCCGGGCAGCCTGGCGCTGGAGGTGGACGACGCCAGGCGTGCCCAGGCCGTGCTGGCAGGCCTGGGCCGGCCGGCTCGCATGCTCGATGGCCGCCGGCTGGAGGTGGCGGCCATCGATGCACAGGGGGCGCGCCGCTGCATGCGGCCCTGGTGGGTGCCGGCGTGGCGCTCTACCAGTCGGTTCACCGGCGGCCCACGCTGGAACAATGGTTCCTCGAACTCACCACGACGGATGCGAACAAGGAGCGCCATGCTGCTCGCGACACTGTTCCGGCTTGAGGCGATGAAGGCGCGCCGTTCGCTGGCGCTCTTGATGATGCTGGCCTGTCCGCTGATGGTGGTGCTGCTCAACACGGGCATGCTGCTGCGCCAGGTGGGTGCCGATGGTGTGCCGCCGCGCGCCTGGGAAGGCTTCTGGCTGGGCAACCAGGCCCTGTGGTGCTACTTCATGCTGCCGCTCTACCTGGCGCTGTGCACGGCGCTCGTCAACGGTGTCGAGCACCGCCAGCACGGCTGGCGCCTGATGCTGACCCTGCCCGTGGGCGCGCGCCAGCTCTACCTGGCCAAGCTCTTGCTGGCCCTGACCATGGCCGCCATCGCCCACCTCTGCCTGCTGCTCTTCACCGGGCGGTGACGATGCTGCCGCTGGGCGCACCCGCACCGCACGGCGCGTTCGGGGCGATGACGATTGCGATGCTGGGGGCGCTGGCGGCCAGCCTGCCCGTCCCGGTGCTGCAGCATACGCTCAGCTGGACCAGCCAGAACATCGTCACGCCGCTCGCGCTGGGCGTGTGCGCGACAATGGGCGTGATCCAGCTCGGCAGCTCCGAGCACTGGCGCCTGTTTCCCCGGACCTACCCCCTGATGGCAGCCAACGGCAGCGACCCGGCCATGCGCGATGCCGCCCTGCTGCTCGGGCTGGCGGTCGGCGCCGGGTTGCTGGCGCTGGGCTGCTGGTGGGCCGGACGCCGGCGCCAGCCGGCGTGATCGTGGCAGTTAAGCTGACGTCTTCCAGGTTGAACCGCAAAGACCTTGTAGGGTGGGCGGCTCTACCCCGGCAGAGTGTCCACCCGCTGCTTGAATGCCGCCCACGCGTTCAACCACGCCCTGAAACCTCGCGAGGAATCGCCTGCTGGTTGAACGCGTGGGCGGCGCAGACCTTGCCGGTTCGCTGGCTGACAGGGTGGAGCCGCCCACCCTACGGGCCTGTGCATGGTTCGGGAAGAAAATGCGATGTCACATGTGCGTCGGGACGAACAGGAGCGCCTGACAACAGCTTCAGAACAAGGCGCGTCGTCGAAGACAGTACGAGCGTACGGCGAGACGATGCAACCCTGGACTGGAGGTGTTGTCGGGCGCTCCACAGCATGGCTTGAATGACCGGCATGACGCCCTGACCGGGCGCCCCAGCCCTTACTGCACGCGGTAGGTCGCGACTTTCCAGCTGCCGTCCGGCTGGCGCATCGGCACCACCGTCTCGACGACCCCGGCGCGGGTGGCGAAATCGGTCGTGTAGCGGATGATGACGAATTCGCCCGGCGGCGAGCCGGGCGCATCGCGCGTGTAGGCTGCCGCCACGGTCTTGCGCGACTTGACTGCGCCCAGCGGCGCACGCACGGTCCTGCCGACGTCGAGCCAGCCGCTGCGTCCGACTGCCTTTTGCAGCAGCGGTGCGCCCTGCTCCCAGGCGGCGCCGGCCTGGCCGGCATCCATCAGCGCCAGCCAGCGTCCGCTGGCCTCGACCGCGGCCTCGATCGCCGCCTTCTGTGCAGGATCGACAGCGGCCGCCTTGGGTGCGATGGTGCCGGCCTTGGGCCGCGGGGCCTGGGTGGAGGCGGTGGCGGTGCCGGCCGGGGTGGCCGCTGGTGCCGCTGGTGCCGCTGGTGCCGCTGGCGGGGTCTGCTGCGCATGGACCGGCGCGATCGCGGCGGCGCCGGCGGCGGCTATCGCTGGTAGGGTTTTCATGGTGGTACTCCTTCTTCTGTGGGGGGCGGTGGCCGGTCAGTCGGCCGGTCCGGTGGGTTCGGCGTGGTTGAATACCTGGCGCAAATAGGCCAGGAAGGTTTCGTCGTTGCTCATCGACTTGCCGGCGGTGTCGGACAGCTTGGCCACCGGCTGGCCGTTGCAGCGCACCAGCTTCATGACGATGTTCAGCGCCTTGTAGGGCGTGTCGTTGGTGAGCTGGGTGCCGATGCCGAAACCGAGCATCACGCGGTCGGCGAAATGGCGGTACAGGGCCAGCGCCTTGGGCACCGTCAGCGCGTCGGAGAACACGAGGCGCTTGGTGCGCGCATCGATGCGCAGCCTGGCGTAATGCGCCAGCGCCTTCTCGCCCCATTCCGTCGGGTCGCCGGAATCGTGGCGCAAGCCGTCGAAGAGCTTGGCGAAATACAGGTCGAAATCGTTCAGAAAGGCGTCCATGCCGACCACGTCGGTCAAGGCGGTGCCGAGGTCGCCGCGGTACTCCTGCACCCAATCCTCGAGCGCCGCCTTTTGAAAATCGCGCAGGCGCACCCCGAAGGACTGGAAGGCCTGCATGTATTCGTGCGCCATGGTGCCGATCGGTACCAGGTTGTACTTCTTCGCCAGGTAGACGTTGGAGGTGCCCTTGAAGTACTGCGGCAGCTCGCACGCCAGCGTCGACACGACTTCGTCCTGCCACGCGCCCGAGAAGCGCCGGCGCACGCCGAAATCGAAGAATTCGAAGGGATTGGCGCGCGGCGGTTCCTGCTCGAATGCGCGCAGCTGCTCGACCTTCAGCGCCAGCCGTTTGCGCGCTTCTTCGATCGCCGCAGCCTGGTCGAAGCGGCGGAAATACAGCTCGTTGACGATGTAGAGCACGTAGATCTCGAAGCCCATCACGTGCACCACCGGGCCACAGGCGCGGATGCGCAGGTGCGGTCCGTCGGTTTCCACCGTGATGAACTTGCGCTGGAAGCGAAACACCGTGAGGAAGTCCGCGAAGTCGCTCTTGATGAAGCGCAGCTTGCGCAGGTACTCGACTTCGTCCTCGGTGAACATCATCGAGCACAGGTGGTCGAGCTCGCGCTCGACTTCCTCTTTCAGCTCGGCGAGCGGATAGGCGGGCTCGTTGCGGCACTTGAACTCGTACTCGCCATGGGCGTTCGGATGGCGGTGCAGCAGGGCCTGCCACATGGTGAACTTGTAGAGGTCGGTCTCGAGCAGGCTGCGAACGATCGGTTTCATGGCGCGGGTTCCTCCTTCAAGCCGCTTTTTTGCGCTTCTTTGGCGCCAGCATGGTGCCGGTGCAGCCCGGCGTGCCGCAACGGCAGGCGAACAGTTTTTTCAGCGCCGGCGTATGGCGTTCGTCGTAGATCAGCGCGTAGTTGTAGTTCAGCTCCTGGCCCGCCTCGATCGGATGCAGCGCATGGATGTAGACGCGGCCGTCTTCCTCGTAGGCCTCGCAGTTGGGCGAACAGGCATGGTTGATCCAGCGCGCCTCGTTGCCGCGTCGGCCGCCATCGATGACGCGGCCATCGTGCAGGCTGAAGTAGAAAGTATGGTTGATCGGCCCCCCGGCCCTGGCCGCGCGCTCGGTCGCCTCGTCCCAGCTGATGCGTTCGCCCCGGTATTCGATGATGCGCTCGCCTGGCTCGATGTGGCGCCGGGCGAAGACGCCGTTGCCGTGGATCGGGGACTTCTTGACTTCGTAGGCCGGGTCGGCCTTGGCTGCGGATGTGGTGGGCATGTAGGGATTGGGAGGGCGAGGGTAGGATGCGAAATTGAAATCGTTACTATTATGGTACGTTTTTGTGTTGCCTGCCGCACTACAGCACACTTTCGGTGGCAGCCCCTTCCACTTGGCGCGTACACGACCATGCAGGACTCCAATCCTCTTGATCCGAAGGCGCTGACGCATCCGCCACAGTCCGGGGCGTGCAGAACGCCTGCCTGCGGCCGCTGGCGCCCATTCGGCGGTGTCGGACTGATATGATGCATGCTCATGCGTACGACGCCCGGACGGCGCCGCATACCTTATCCATCGGGCCTGGCGGCACTCCCGATGCCTTCCCGCCGCCAACGCGAGAACGAACATGGACACCATCGCTTTGACCTCCGGCGCCAGCCTCGCCATCCTGC from Massilia sp. Se16.2.3 carries:
- a CDS encoding L-dopachrome tautomerase-related protein, with the protein product MNDTAAASLPLRENACTIERVARFEHQVTGVTVSEDGRIFVNFPRWTEDAPVSVAELLAGGEVKPYPDEEWNAWRNARKDELSPGEHWVCVQSVVADGRGSLWVLDPAAPAQSHVVSGGPKLVQVDLTSDKPVRTIAFDEDTAPQGSYLNDVRFSRMMGPGPTSPILA
- a CDS encoding ATP-binding cassette domain-containing protein, producing the protein MSPAIELSGVDKRLGARDVLGGVSLQVPGGSVFAFLGNNGAGKSTTIRILTGLLDADRGEVRVLGRALPDARMEVLREVGCLVDSPALYPNLSATELLEIGRRIKGLPRSESARVLELVELTPHARERIAGFSLGMRQRLALAHAMLGGPRLLILDEPGNGLDPQGMRDIRALLAALPARTGCTVFLSSHQLDEVEKIATHVAVLHGGRVLCREAVPRLLASQPGSLALEVDDARRAQAVLAGLGRPARMLDGRRLEVAAIDAQGARRCMRPWWVPAWRSTSRFTGGPRWNNGSSNSPRRMRTRSAMLLATLFRLEAMKARRSLALLMMLACPLMVVLLNTGMLLRQVGADGVPPRAWEGFWLGNQALWCYFMLPLYLALCTALVNGVEHRQHGWRLMLTLPVGARQLYLAKLLLALTMAAIAHLCLLLFTGR
- a CDS encoding DUF4019 domain-containing protein, encoding MKTLPAIAAAGAAAIAPVHAQQTPPAAPAAPAAPAATPAGTATASTQAPRPKAGTIAPKAAAVDPAQKAAIEAAVEASGRWLALMDAGQAGAAWEQGAPLLQKAVGRSGWLDVGRTVRAPLGAVKSRKTVAAAYTRDAPGSPPGEFVIIRYTTDFATRAGVVETVVPMRQPDGSWKVATYRVQ
- the pncB gene encoding nicotinate phosphoribosyltransferase, with translation MKPIVRSLLETDLYKFTMWQALLHRHPNAHGEYEFKCRNEPAYPLAELKEEVERELDHLCSMMFTEDEVEYLRKLRFIKSDFADFLTVFRFQRKFITVETDGPHLRIRACGPVVHVMGFEIYVLYIVNELYFRRFDQAAAIEEARKRLALKVEQLRAFEQEPPRANPFEFFDFGVRRRFSGAWQDEVVSTLACELPQYFKGTSNVYLAKKYNLVPIGTMAHEYMQAFQSFGVRLRDFQKAALEDWVQEYRGDLGTALTDVVGMDAFLNDFDLYFAKLFDGLRHDSGDPTEWGEKALAHYARLRIDARTKRLVFSDALTVPKALALYRHFADRVMLGFGIGTQLTNDTPYKALNIVMKLVRCNGQPVAKLSDTAGKSMSNDETFLAYLRQVFNHAEPTGPAD
- a CDS encoding SET domain-containing protein, with product MPTTSAAKADPAYEVKKSPIHGNGVFARRHIEPGERIIEYRGERISWDEATERAARAGGPINHTFYFSLHDGRVIDGGRRGNEARWINHACSPNCEAYEEDGRVYIHALHPIEAGQELNYNYALIYDERHTPALKKLFACRCGTPGCTGTMLAPKKRKKAA